One genomic region from Flexibacter flexilis DSM 6793 encodes:
- a CDS encoding AraC family transcriptional regulator, translating into MQLNFYTPQHIDLRHYIEGYYFITRNQPQKSLRYFTFPNNYCILSVNRNADIQRQHHRYLVRFEADGQLHTSIVTRYIQPLEIVYQEPVDEITIYFKPLAINHFMADSVRLLGRENIDNFNPFADFGQTMQLIFDTQDRPTQINLLEQYWLSKWQPRPDLEQVQQLIANMDGDTKIEEIAQKYQCSRQHLNRLFRKYLGKSPAEFRKILRFRAAIANYGHAHNLTDLSHGFYFYDQSHFIRDFKALTGILPKDFFRNVNTDKGNIWLLA; encoded by the coding sequence ATGCAGCTCAATTTCTATACACCCCAACATATAGACTTACGACATTACATAGAAGGCTATTATTTTATTACTCGAAATCAGCCTCAAAAATCGTTGCGATACTTTACGTTTCCGAACAACTATTGTATTTTGTCGGTGAATCGAAATGCAGACATTCAACGCCAACATCATCGGTATCTCGTTCGTTTTGAGGCTGACGGGCAGTTGCACACAAGCATTGTTACGCGTTATATACAACCGCTCGAAATTGTATATCAAGAGCCTGTAGATGAAATTACAATTTACTTCAAACCGCTAGCAATCAATCACTTCATGGCTGATTCTGTTCGATTGTTGGGGCGAGAAAATATTGACAACTTTAACCCTTTTGCTGATTTTGGCCAAACGATGCAATTGATTTTTGACACCCAAGACCGCCCAACTCAAATCAATTTATTAGAGCAATATTGGCTTAGTAAATGGCAACCAAGACCAGATTTGGAACAAGTGCAGCAATTAATTGCTAACATGGATGGCGATACGAAAATCGAAGAAATCGCGCAAAAATATCAGTGTTCCAGACAGCATCTCAACCGTCTTTTCAGAAAATATCTGGGTAAATCGCCCGCCGAATTTAGGAAGATTTTGCGATTTCGGGCGGCTATTGCCAACTATGGTCATGCCCATAACCTAACGGATTTATCGCACGGATTTTATTTCTACGACCAATCTCATTTCATCCGAGATTTTAAGGCACTGACAGGCATATTACCCAAAGATTTTTTCAGGAATGTGAATACGGATAAAGGCAATATTTGGCTTTTGGCCTGA
- a CDS encoding cyanophycinase yields MEAPKGKLIAIGGNVDIGTDEKGSVADSSIHFFEFGILQRILSEMKGRESVIEVITTASLIPEEIGQSYLEAFARLGCHTANVMHIKNRLDTANPEYLERIQKADGVLFTGGNQLRLSSIYGGTEILCTMQRRYQTENFLIAGTSAGAMAMSSTMIYEGESSEALFKGEVKISTGFDFISNVIIDTHFITRGRFGRLAQSVASNPACIGLGLGEDTGVLITNGNHLETIGSGLVLIFDGHEMKHTNIAELPEGFPISIEHLIVHVLAKGNSYLLRERAFIPTTELSV; encoded by the coding sequence ATGGAAGCACCCAAAGGTAAACTTATCGCCATCGGCGGCAACGTAGATATTGGCACAGACGAAAAAGGCAGCGTGGCAGACTCTTCTATTCACTTTTTTGAGTTTGGCATTTTGCAGCGCATTTTATCAGAAATGAAAGGGCGTGAATCCGTAATTGAGGTGATTACGACCGCTTCGCTTATTCCTGAAGAAATCGGCCAAAGCTATTTGGAAGCCTTTGCGCGTTTGGGTTGCCATACGGCTAACGTCATGCACATCAAAAATCGCCTTGACACGGCCAATCCCGAATATTTGGAGCGTATTCAGAAAGCCGACGGCGTATTGTTTACAGGCGGCAATCAGCTTAGACTAAGTTCCATTTATGGCGGAACGGAAATTTTGTGCACCATGCAACGCCGCTATCAAACCGAAAATTTTTTGATAGCAGGCACAAGCGCGGGGGCAATGGCCATGTCCAGCACCATGATTTACGAAGGCGAAAGTTCAGAAGCCTTGTTCAAGGGTGAAGTAAAAATTTCAACAGGTTTTGACTTTATCAGCAACGTAATTATTGATACACATTTTATTACAAGAGGTCGTTTTGGGCGTTTGGCGCAATCGGTAGCCAGCAATCCCGCTTGCATTGGCTTGGGCTTGGGCGAAGACACTGGCGTACTCATCACCAACGGCAACCACTTGGAAACCATCGGTTCGGGCTTGGTGCTCATTTTTGACGGCCACGAAATGAAACATACCAATATTGCAGAGTTGCCAGAAGGTTTCCCGATTTCGATTGAGCACCTTATTGTACACGTGTTGGCCAAAGGCAATAGTTATTTGTTGCGCGAACGTGCCTTTATTCCGACGACAGAACTTTCAGTCTAA
- a CDS encoding FAD-dependent oxidoreductase yields the protein MLLDNKKVAIIGAGPVGLTMARLLQQKGVAVSVHERDRNDTARIWGGTLDLHPATGQHAMQQAGLLAQYFALAKPMGRIITDEQGNVLAQKNPAFDNPEINRNQLRTLLLQSLNAGTVIWDKHLTALEAHGGQWLLQFADQSTATADLVIGANGGMSGIRKYITDTQVEATGTQIIQGEVVLPAMRCPTFYQKCAGQILMTTHNGYSLVANPQNNGILTYSIMFAATQSPAHWENPENISAFLAQKLGHWGSIFQELFGATSAFWALPTRKLPLAQAWKNNRPIPLTLIGDAAHLMPPFAGQGVNTGLMDAVLLTENLSNGQFETIETAIAHYEQQMFVYASQAQEASAHNEIQIRQPDFSFIQIIQ from the coding sequence ATGTTATTAGACAACAAAAAAGTTGCCATTATTGGCGCGGGGCCTGTGGGGCTCACGATGGCCAGACTATTACAACAAAAAGGTGTAGCGGTTAGCGTCCACGAACGAGACCGTAATGACACTGCACGAATTTGGGGCGGAACACTCGACTTGCACCCCGCCACAGGCCAACACGCCATGCAGCAAGCTGGACTGTTAGCGCAATATTTTGCGTTGGCCAAACCTATGGGGCGCATCATCACCGACGAACAGGGCAATGTATTAGCCCAGAAAAATCCAGCATTTGACAATCCCGAAATCAATCGTAACCAACTCAGAACCCTGTTACTGCAAAGCCTCAACGCAGGCACTGTGATTTGGGATAAGCACCTGACGGCCTTAGAGGCGCACGGCGGCCAATGGTTGCTGCAATTTGCCGACCAAAGCACCGCAACCGCCGATTTGGTGATTGGAGCAAATGGCGGAATGTCTGGCATCCGAAAGTACATCACCGACACGCAGGTAGAGGCCACAGGAACGCAAATTATACAAGGAGAGGTTGTGTTGCCTGCAATGCGCTGCCCCACATTTTACCAAAAATGCGCTGGCCAAATTCTAATGACGACGCACAATGGTTATTCGTTGGTGGCCAATCCCCAAAACAATGGCATACTAACTTATAGTATCATGTTTGCGGCAACCCAAAGTCCTGCTCATTGGGAAAACCCCGAAAATATTTCGGCATTTTTGGCTCAAAAGTTAGGGCATTGGGGGTCAATATTTCAAGAGCTATTTGGGGCAACCTCTGCGTTTTGGGCTTTACCGACCAGAAAGTTACCACTTGCGCAGGCTTGGAAAAATAACAGACCTATTCCTCTGACGCTTATCGGCGATGCGGCGCATCTGATGCCACCTTTTGCGGGTCAGGGCGTGAATACTGGGCTGATGGATGCAGTGCTTTTGACCGAAAATCTGAGCAATGGCCAGTTTGAAACCATAGAAACGGCCATCGCTCACTACGAACAACAAATGTTTGTGTACGCAAGCCAAGCGCAAGAGGCCTCAGCCCACAACGAAATACAGATACGGCAGCCTGATTTTTCTTTTATTCAAATTATACAATAA
- a CDS encoding helix-turn-helix transcriptional regulator, translating to MKEKTISTPNILLALGQWLGAEVHRGRLEIPEKFGNGYCAGFVLNENIRLFIFNYHLHQDVTLKNVEDGFSAHRLLFKFQHIFPHADLPPNAQPSVLIATSTLQADAMIPVHSHTATINIEIDAAYLCQQLSTWEQSPILASLLRNTQPLLFEQMISPTLQKVVAEILNESVDESLALFFLKIKAEELVCRLLMELQKRAERQVFALNVHDVANIYKVKNQILDNLNTPPLIKDLAVLANMSPTKLKLLFKQIFGNSIFCYYQELRMKEAARLLAEQNLSVSEVGYRLGFTNLSHFSRVFEEHIGTKPKKYTMTNRI from the coding sequence TTGAAAGAAAAAACAATATCTACGCCGAATATTTTATTGGCATTGGGGCAATGGTTGGGCGCGGAAGTGCACAGAGGGCGTTTGGAAATTCCCGAAAAGTTTGGAAATGGCTATTGTGCGGGTTTTGTACTCAATGAAAACATCCGACTTTTTATTTTTAATTATCATCTGCACCAAGACGTTACCTTAAAAAATGTGGAAGATGGTTTTTCGGCGCATCGGCTGTTATTTAAATTTCAACACATTTTCCCGCACGCCGATTTGCCGCCCAACGCACAACCTTCCGTTCTGATTGCGACCAGTACGTTACAAGCCGACGCGATGATTCCTGTCCATAGCCACACGGCCACCATCAACATCGAAATAGATGCCGCGTATCTGTGCCAACAATTAAGTACTTGGGAGCAGTCGCCCATATTGGCGAGTTTGTTGCGCAACACGCAGCCGCTTTTGTTCGAACAAATGATTTCGCCAACTCTTCAGAAGGTTGTAGCGGAAATATTAAACGAGTCGGTAGATGAAAGTTTAGCACTATTTTTTTTGAAAATAAAAGCCGAAGAGTTGGTTTGTCGGCTGCTCATGGAGTTGCAGAAGCGTGCCGAGCGGCAAGTTTTTGCCCTCAACGTCCACGACGTAGCCAATATTTATAAGGTTAAAAATCAGATACTTGATAATTTGAATACGCCGCCGCTCATCAAAGATTTGGCCGTGTTGGCAAATATGAGTCCGACCAAACTCAAATTACTGTTTAAGCAAATTTTTGGTAATAGTATTTTCTGTTATTATCAGGAATTGAGGATGAAGGAGGCGGCGCGGCTATTAGCCGAACAAAACTTATCGGTTTCGGAAGTGGGTTATCGCTTGGGTTTCACGAATTTGAGCCATTTTAGCCGCGTGTTTGAAGAACATATTGGCACAAAACCAAAAAAATACACCATGACCAACAGAATATAA
- a CDS encoding thioesterase family protein has protein sequence MEIVGKTQSYTFVVTDADTASFGGKQVHPVCSTFVLAREAEWAGRLLLLEIKADDEEGIGSALSVQHHSPALVGQTVNVLAKIVSWDGKILVCDYTMHVGQRLVAKGQTEQRLLPKSRILQLFDSVRTI, from the coding sequence ATGGAAATCGTGGGCAAAACACAATCGTACACATTTGTTGTAACGGACGCGGACACGGCCAGTTTTGGCGGTAAACAAGTGCATCCTGTTTGCAGTACGTTTGTGTTGGCTCGCGAGGCCGAATGGGCTGGGCGTTTACTTTTGTTAGAAATAAAAGCCGACGACGAGGAAGGAATCGGCTCTGCTTTGTCCGTGCAACATCATAGCCCTGCGTTGGTGGGGCAAACCGTGAATGTTTTGGCAAAAATTGTAAGTTGGGACGGCAAAATCTTGGTTTGTGATTATACCATGCACGTAGGGCAGAGACTTGTGGCCAAAGGCCAAACCGAACAAAGACTGCTTCCAAAATCAAGAATCCTGCAATTGTTTGATTCGGTCAGAACAATATAA
- a CDS encoding acyl-CoA synthetase, whose product MKTAKKSTMYDHDLDMNAANYTPLSPLSYIKRTAMVYPNYPAVIYGNIRRTWGETYKRCLKLASALTKIGIGHGDTVSIMAPNVPAIFEAHFGVPMTGAVLNTLNIRLDAPTLAFMLEHAEAKVLITDKEFSHVIKAALAGLEHHPIVIDIDDEDAEGQLLGKITYEQFLETGDEDFEWHLPASEWDAITLNYTSGTTGNPKGVVYHHRGAYLNASNNAMTWGMPSQSVYLWTLPMFHCNGWCFPWTMAAICGVSVFSRKVSAAAILGAIRDHGVTHFCGAPIVLGMIINAKPEERITLPHPVHAMTAGAPPPASVIEAIEKLNFKVTHVYGLTETYGPAVVCAWKEEWDELPIEQRAELKARQGVKYLFLEDLMVADPDTLEPVAADGKTMGEVFFRGNIVMKGYAKNALATEESFEGGWFHSGDLAVVYPDGYIQIKDRSKDIIISGGENISTIEVEGVLFRHEAVEEAAVVARPDEKWGETVCAFVKLREGHTATEAEIIAFCKGALAGFKVPRTVVFQELPKTATGKIQKYVLRKVAEAL is encoded by the coding sequence ATGAAAACAGCCAAAAAATCCACCATGTACGACCACGATTTGGACATGAACGCGGCCAATTACACACCGCTTTCGCCACTTTCGTACATCAAGCGTACGGCCATGGTTTACCCAAATTATCCAGCAGTAATTTACGGAAATATTCGTCGCACGTGGGGCGAAACCTACAAACGTTGTCTTAAACTGGCTTCGGCTCTGACTAAAATTGGCATTGGGCATGGCGATACGGTTTCGATTATGGCTCCGAACGTACCCGCGATTTTTGAAGCGCATTTTGGCGTGCCAATGACTGGCGCGGTGCTTAATACGCTCAATATCAGACTTGATGCACCGACGCTTGCGTTCATGCTCGAACACGCCGAGGCCAAAGTTTTGATTACAGACAAAGAATTTTCGCACGTCATTAAGGCGGCTTTGGCGGGTTTGGAACATCACCCTATTGTTATTGACATCGACGACGAGGATGCAGAAGGCCAATTGTTGGGCAAAATCACGTATGAGCAGTTTTTGGAAACAGGCGACGAAGATTTCGAGTGGCATTTGCCAGCCAGCGAATGGGACGCGATTACGCTCAACTATACTTCGGGCACTACGGGCAACCCAAAAGGCGTGGTGTATCATCACAGAGGCGCGTATCTGAATGCCTCCAATAATGCTATGACGTGGGGAATGCCGAGCCAATCGGTTTATTTGTGGACGCTGCCCATGTTTCACTGCAACGGTTGGTGTTTTCCTTGGACGATGGCCGCTATTTGTGGCGTGAGTGTGTTTTCTCGCAAAGTAAGTGCTGCTGCTATTTTGGGAGCTATCCGCGACCATGGTGTTACGCATTTCTGCGGTGCGCCGATTGTGTTGGGTATGATTATTAATGCCAAACCCGAAGAACGAATCACGTTGCCGCATCCCGTGCATGCCATGACGGCGGGTGCGCCGCCGCCTGCGTCGGTAATTGAAGCCATCGAAAAACTCAATTTTAAAGTAACGCACGTGTACGGCCTAACGGAAACGTACGGCCCTGCGGTGGTGTGTGCTTGGAAGGAAGAATGGGACGAGTTGCCAATCGAGCAACGCGCCGAACTCAAAGCACGTCAAGGGGTTAAGTATTTGTTCTTGGAAGATTTGATGGTGGCCGACCCCGATACTTTAGAGCCTGTGGCCGCCGATGGCAAGACGATGGGCGAAGTATTTTTCAGGGGAAATATCGTGATGAAAGGCTACGCCAAAAATGCCTTGGCTACGGAAGAGTCCTTTGAAGGCGGTTGGTTCCATAGCGGCGATTTGGCGGTAGTGTATCCAGATGGTTACATTCAAATCAAAGACCGCTCTAAAGACATTATTATTTCGGGTGGGGAAAATATCTCGACGATTGAAGTGGAAGGCGTATTGTTCCGCCATGAGGCCGTAGAGGAAGCCGCCGTAGTGGCGCGTCCTGACGAAAAATGGGGCGAAACGGTTTGCGCTTTCGTGAAGCTGCGCGAAGGCCACACGGCCACCGAAGCCGAAATTATTGCTTTCTGCAAAGGGGCGTTGGCGGGTTTCAAAGTGCCGCGCACGGTGGTGTTTCAGGAGTTGCCCAAAACTGCCACAGGCAAAATTCAGAAATATGTGTTGCGCAAAGTAGCGGAAGCGTTATAG
- a CDS encoding cadherin repeat domain-containing protein encodes MRKNILLLLMAIFCCVTVMAQVPQGISYQAIAFGTSGAPVANGNVGVRISIIDNSITGTAVYAETHTKTTNAQGLFNLNIGQGTPVTGTFATINWVTNNKFLKVEIDPSGGTNYTLVGTNQLMSVPYAMAAKSLVATAGEGVTLVAPNGTPYQLTVDNNGQLSLPTSNTSSGGTPTELYLYGTFNNWDATNALQLAGSGSGNSFTGYKYFAAGTQIKFLAAPNSSVVYGGNSNSTSGTLVQNGSAIKITSSGFYRIYMNYNGSQYQYDIASIGANLTYNSYIQMQYNVAGNYFYITSNAPQFRFVIDNTYYGDNLADGTAEVDGAAIVSNGTYTYKFYLNVDGSATYTKTP; translated from the coding sequence ATGAGAAAAAATATTTTACTGCTATTGATGGCCATTTTTTGCTGCGTGACAGTGATGGCGCAAGTTCCGCAAGGAATTAGTTATCAGGCAATTGCTTTTGGGACAAGTGGTGCTCCTGTCGCTAATGGCAACGTTGGCGTTAGGATTTCTATTATTGATAATTCCATTACAGGTACAGCCGTTTATGCCGAAACGCACACCAAAACAACCAATGCACAAGGTTTGTTTAACCTCAATATTGGGCAAGGAACACCTGTAACGGGCACTTTTGCGACTATTAACTGGGTTACCAACAATAAATTTTTGAAAGTAGAAATAGACCCAAGCGGCGGAACGAATTACACGTTGGTGGGGACGAATCAACTCATGAGCGTTCCGTATGCCATGGCCGCCAAAAGTTTGGTAGCGACTGCGGGTGAGGGCGTTACGTTAGTGGCTCCCAACGGAACACCTTATCAACTAACCGTTGATAATAACGGACAACTTTCTTTGCCAACCTCAAATACGAGTAGCGGCGGCACCCCAACAGAGTTGTATTTGTATGGAACATTTAATAACTGGGACGCTACCAATGCACTGCAATTAGCAGGTTCGGGTAGTGGTAATAGTTTTACTGGATACAAATATTTTGCGGCTGGTACGCAAATTAAGTTTTTGGCTGCGCCTAATTCGAGTGTAGTGTATGGTGGAAACAGCAATAGCACCTCTGGTACTTTAGTTCAAAATGGCTCTGCTATTAAAATAACATCCAGTGGTTTTTATCGCATTTATATGAACTATAATGGAAGCCAGTATCAATATGATATTGCGTCTATTGGAGCAAATTTGACTTACAATAGCTATATTCAGATGCAATATAATGTAGCAGGTAATTATTTTTATATCACATCAAATGCCCCTCAATTTCGATTTGTTATAGATAATACGTACTATGGCGACAATTTGGCTGATGGTACAGCCGAGGTAGATGGGGCAGCTATTGTCTCTAATGGTACTTATACCTACAAATTTTATTTGAATGTAGATGGCTCGGCTACCTACACCAAAACACCATAA
- a CDS encoding DUF6624 domain-containing protein produces MRVFIGIVFVLATSCINGRKIAEPTQTVLRQELERMAQIDQIAASHPLLLPEPYKNYTEEQWTRYKDSVYAAHQKQLASYVRQYGFLGYNEVGQDGAKCFWLMVQHCDKFPAFQRQVLKSMRKEVKKGNANAENYAFLYDRVKVNAGQKQLFGTQVDYLVQTTGRAIPKFGISDILHLHKRRADYGLLPIREYLNQMTILHYEMNKSHYEKKGILTPDLYP; encoded by the coding sequence ATGAGAGTATTCATAGGAATTGTATTTGTATTGGCAACCAGTTGCATAAATGGAAGAAAAATAGCGGAACCAACACAAACCGTATTGCGGCAAGAGCTGGAACGAATGGCGCAAATAGACCAAATTGCAGCAAGTCACCCGTTATTGTTGCCCGAACCATACAAAAATTATACAGAGGAGCAATGGACACGCTACAAAGACAGCGTATATGCGGCACATCAAAAACAACTAGCCTCTTATGTTCGTCAGTACGGATTTTTGGGTTACAACGAAGTGGGGCAAGATGGGGCTAAATGCTTTTGGTTAATGGTACAACACTGCGACAAGTTTCCAGCCTTTCAGCGACAAGTTTTAAAATCCATGCGCAAAGAAGTGAAAAAAGGCAATGCAAACGCCGAAAATTACGCATTTCTGTACGATAGGGTAAAAGTTAATGCGGGGCAAAAACAGTTGTTTGGTACACAAGTGGATTATCTTGTACAAACAACGGGGCGTGCCATCCCCAAATTTGGAATTTCAGATATACTCCATCTCCACAAACGCCGAGCCGATTACGGATTGTTGCCTATAAGAGAGTATTTAAACCAAATGACGATACTTCACTATGAAATGAATAAGTCGCACTATGAAAAGAAAGGTATTTTAACGCCTGACTTGTATCCATAA
- a CDS encoding MFS transporter, with translation MIDKRILPLAIGGLGIGTTEFAIMGLLPDIAKTLQISIPEAGHFISAYALGVVIGAPLLIGYSVKFPPKKVLIGLMVLFTIFNGLSAIAPNYGLMLLIRFMSGLPHGAFFGVGTVVASRLASKGKEAMYIALMFSGLTVANLAMVPLVTYIGHVYSWRWYFVVVTFIGLATLLALYRWLPVVEGSSNKHYKEELHFIRSRESWYVLLITAIGFGGLFTWLSYITPLMTHVSGFEETTMAYVMILAGAGMVVGNLLGGYLTDKLGAAQTTTLLLFCMMAALVGVFFFSSNPTVSLVLTFVCGALSMSVGSPINMMMMKAAPNAEMMAAAFMQAAFNIANSAGAYLGGIPLLYGLPYNYPSLVGVAMTLGGLLISARYLFKYRDVKPNL, from the coding sequence ATGATTGACAAAAGAATTTTGCCGTTGGCAATTGGCGGTTTGGGCATTGGCACAACGGAATTTGCGATTATGGGATTACTGCCCGACATCGCCAAAACGCTACAAATCAGTATTCCAGAAGCTGGGCATTTTATTTCGGCTTACGCGCTGGGCGTGGTGATTGGTGCACCGTTGCTTATTGGCTATTCGGTCAAATTTCCGCCCAAAAAAGTATTAATTGGCCTGATGGTGCTGTTTACGATTTTCAACGGACTTTCGGCCATTGCACCAAATTACGGCCTTATGCTCCTGATTCGTTTTATGTCGGGCTTGCCACATGGTGCATTTTTTGGAGTCGGGACGGTGGTTGCTTCCCGATTAGCCAGCAAAGGCAAAGAAGCCATGTACATCGCCCTGATGTTTTCGGGGCTGACGGTCGCTAATTTGGCAATGGTGCCTTTGGTTACGTACATCGGGCACGTGTATAGCTGGCGTTGGTATTTTGTGGTTGTTACCTTTATTGGCTTGGCTACGTTGCTGGCCTTGTATCGCTGGTTGCCTGTGGTGGAAGGCAGTAGCAACAAACATTACAAAGAGGAACTGCATTTTATCCGAAGCCGCGAAAGTTGGTACGTGTTGCTTATCACGGCCATTGGCTTCGGTGGCTTGTTTACGTGGTTGAGCTACATTACGCCACTAATGACACATGTATCTGGTTTTGAGGAAACTACCATGGCGTATGTCATGATATTGGCGGGTGCGGGAATGGTGGTCGGCAATTTGCTGGGCGGCTACCTCACCGACAAGTTAGGCGCAGCCCAAACCACTACCCTACTGCTTTTCTGCATGATGGCGGCCTTAGTCGGTGTGTTTTTCTTTTCGTCGAACCCTACGGTTTCGTTGGTGCTTACGTTTGTGTGCGGGGCTTTGTCCATGTCGGTAGGTTCGCCTATCAACATGATGATGATGAAAGCCGCGCCCAATGCCGAAATGATGGCCGCCGCTTTTATGCAAGCAGCCTTCAATATTGCCAACTCGGCAGGTGCGTATCTGGGCGGGATTCCGTTGTTGTATGGTTTGCCCTACAATTATCCGTCGTTGGTGGGCGTGGCCATGACGTTAGGCGGCTTGCTGATTAGTGCCCGTTATTTGTTCAAATATCGCGACGTAAAGCCTAATTTATAA
- a CDS encoding 7-carboxy-7-deazaguanine synthase QueE has translation MEAFYTIQGEGRYQGTAAYFIRLGGCDVGCHWCDVKESWDAEAHPQQSIEEIVEQASKYPSRVAVITGGEPLMHNLDALCEALHLQGFRTHLETSGAYPLTGHWDWVCLSPKKFKKPLAEVCQAADELKVVIYNKFDFEWAESYSQQVGKDCTLLLQPEWDRTELMLPLMISYIKQHPQWRMSLQMHKYINVP, from the coding sequence ATGGAGGCGTTCTATACCATACAAGGCGAAGGCCGCTATCAGGGCACAGCAGCCTATTTTATCCGCTTAGGCGGTTGTGATGTGGGCTGTCATTGGTGCGATGTGAAAGAGTCGTGGGACGCGGAAGCGCACCCGCAACAAAGCATCGAAGAGATAGTGGAACAAGCCAGCAAATACCCAAGTCGCGTGGCCGTCATTACGGGCGGCGAGCCGCTTATGCACAATCTGGACGCGCTTTGCGAAGCTCTACATTTGCAAGGTTTCCGCACGCATCTGGAAACGTCGGGCGCGTATCCGCTTACAGGGCATTGGGATTGGGTTTGCCTTTCTCCCAAAAAATTCAAAAAGCCTTTGGCTGAAGTGTGCCAAGCCGCCGACGAACTGAAAGTAGTCATCTACAACAAGTTTGATTTTGAGTGGGCAGAATCTTATTCGCAGCAAGTTGGCAAAGATTGTACGCTGCTTTTGCAACCCGAATGGGACAGAACCGAACTCATGTTGCCGCTGATGATTTCCTATATCAAGCAGCATCCGCAATGGCGAATGTCTTTGCAAATGCACAAATACATTAACGTTCCCTAA
- a CDS encoding DUF1599 domain-containing protein codes for MNPTKTEIQYKAVVAECRALFEKKNKDYGTAWRILRLSSITDQIYIKANRIRSVQEKGTQKVADNLRDEFIGMINYSVMALIQQELPADAELDLPYEFVSQLYDKHIAETWALLENKNHDYGEAWRSMRVSSITDIILMKIFRIKQIEDNDGRTIVSEGVAANYQDIINYAVFALILQTENVSA; via the coding sequence ATGAATCCCACCAAAACAGAAATACAATACAAGGCCGTAGTGGCAGAATGTCGCGCCCTTTTCGAGAAGAAAAACAAAGATTATGGCACGGCTTGGCGCATTTTGCGTTTGTCTTCTATTACCGACCAAATTTATATCAAAGCCAACCGCATTCGTTCGGTGCAGGAAAAAGGCACGCAAAAAGTAGCCGATAATCTGCGCGATGAGTTTATCGGAATGATTAACTATTCGGTTATGGCCTTGATTCAGCAGGAACTACCCGCCGATGCCGAATTGGATTTGCCTTACGAGTTCGTGAGCCAATTGTACGACAAACACATCGCAGAAACGTGGGCTTTGTTGGAAAATAAAAATCATGATTATGGCGAGGCTTGGCGCAGTATGCGCGTAAGTTCTATTACCGACATTATTTTGATGAAGATATTTAGAATTAAACAAATCGAAGATAATGACGGTCGCACAATCGTTTCCGAAGGCGTGGCCGCCAATTATCAGGACATTATCAACTACGCAGTTTTTGCGCTAATCCTCCAAACCGAAAACGTTAGTGCCTAA
- a CDS encoding T9SS type A sorting domain-containing protein codes for MKNLFVIVFMLSMALGLPKAHAAKALTGADKTTISSIFPNPCTESTRINITAVAGKMPTELKVYDLIGKEVVKIALEPNEMHHTIDLSHVQAGVYLCSLYADNKVLDTRKIVKTR; via the coding sequence ATGAAAAATCTTTTCGTAATTGTATTTATGTTGTCGATGGCCTTAGGCTTACCAAAAGCCCACGCCGCTAAAGCCCTGACAGGTGCCGACAAAACCACTATTAGCAGCATTTTCCCAAATCCTTGCACAGAATCTACACGCATCAACATCACGGCGGTAGCGGGAAAAATGCCAACTGAACTGAAAGTATATGACCTTATCGGCAAAGAAGTAGTCAAAATCGCACTCGAACCCAACGAGATGCACCACACCATTGACCTTTCGCACGTGCAAGCAGGCGTGTATTTGTGCAGCCTCTACGCCGACAACAAGGTATTGGATACTCGTAAAATCGTAAAGACAAGATAA